The DNA region ATGGTTGTGTCCATGTTCCCTCATTATAAATATCGGGTTTTTTAGAATCATGGTTTTATTTTATGGTTACTGTGCACTAATTCTCTTCCAAACTATACTTCCGATCTTTGTTTCGCCGTTTATCTTATtcagttgaattttttttttttcagaacaagTATTTAATTACAAGTTTAATTAATAAGGCTACATGGGCGGGAaagacgcgatcgagaaagaattagaggtactatcgcaagggatatgCTCAAAAACATCTCGATTGCGGCGTCTGTGATGGCAGACATGCGGGATCCGATTTGAACGAAGTGAGCCTTACTCCCAAGGAACGGAAGTCTCAACCgcgaatggaaggaattggaaaccgtaagtgaggagtacttccgcatctttttgcTTCCGCGGTTGTGAATGATCCAGGAGCGGAGGCGGACATCAGAGGTCTGAGCCGAGAAAAGAGTCCACATACGTGGAATCCCAGGGAGATTCCCCCTGGCTTAGttgaatttatattaaaattcttACAAGAGCACGAGATGTTCTTGTAAAGGAATGGGCTCGATAGATGAATGTTGTGATTTTTAAGTAGACTTAAGAACAGGCTTGGATATTGTACTTTGTCATCTCAAAAACATCCACAATACTCACGAGAGTGTATGAATGTTTTGAAATAGCAAATTCAACGCTTGAGATTCAAATTCTTAGGATAAACAGAGAAGGCGAAACGAAGAAACGGAGTGGACGGATAACGACCCCTGAAAAAATAGCGAGAAATTGGACAAATAAAGTCTTGAAAAAGAGGCTGGGCGAGGCCGAAATGCCagcaaatttgaatttttgataATTAAGCGACAATTCTACTCACATCAGCAGCAATCTGAACCAGAAACCCACCAATACAAAAATTGACAGGTAAGGCAATGAGAATGATCTAAAACTGGTAAACGAAAATTCAAAAACTGGAGAGTCTGGAAGCGTATCGTGGTCTTGAgatcaataatatttataaacctCAAGATACATGGATGGGCGTTATAAATTGATTAGATAATTAAGATTATTAGTTAATTCAGTTGATCTGATGATATTTGTGGTCTTATTGGTGTTAAGATCACTGTCGTATTCTCAATTCATATTTAGTAATTGGTTAATATTCGCGGATTCGATTCATTCCTGAAAAGTGTTAGTGAGGAGATTACATTTCTCAAAAGAtcaggaaaataaaatattcgACTCTGTTCATATTAAATcgtattgaaatatttaatcaaattagTGTTTGAGGTGAGAATAGAGCGTGtcaaatgaatatatagtgcTTGATCGGGTTCGATTCTCGGATTCGATTTGGAATGAGTAACTTTGACCGATGGTTGTTATTAGCAAATATTTAGTGACATCAGGGTGGAGTAAATTGAAGACTGACATGAAAATTGTTCGGACGTTCTCTGCTCTTCGTGCTGATAAATCAAGCTATACCATATGTAAGGAATATGGTTACTACGCTAAGATCTTTAACAAACACATCTCTCCAAAAACttacatttaaatttataatttcgtTTATATAAATTGCCTTAATTGATAGGGGAattacacaaaatgtgacaataaATATCATAAACGACAACTGGAATTATTGAGCGAGCGGAATCGAGTCATATATGCAGTCATGTACTCAATGTAGGAATCAAAGCCAAGTCTGGACATTGCAGAAATGATGTCCTGTCCGTTTATAGTTTTGCGAGTCTCTTCAGCGCATATATCCACGGCCCTTAAATAGGAAAACTCTCCCCAACTCGTCAGTGACGAACCCCATGAATTCCGTCGcgaattcttttattaaatttttcgcGTCTTTGGAGATTTTGATATCCTGATCAACTGCCAGACGAATGACTTTGTCGATATTTGCCAGAGGGAGAAATCGGTCCTGTTCTCGCACTTTAGTCGTCGGATGTTCATGTAATGCGTCTGCAGGCAACCCATCAGGTACGTCCATAAACTAACTAataaacatttatgtaaatatttaaaataaaatttatagaaatcataTTGGAGTAAGCCAAAAAGGGAAAGGGTCGTGTTTGGGTAAAACAGTTTCGAACTTCCAAACTAGAAACATTAACTGTGGAGTTTGTTTAACACACCTGCATGTAACTGGAGGACACTCAATACTCACAACAAAAATGCTTGGGACCGTGTTATTTGGAGTTTTAATTTCAGTTAAAGTATTTTGCAACAAGTTTTttccaaaattaaaataatattttcagcaGCCACAAACAAATTTTATGTCTGCCCTTTACCTACTTTGATGTTGTGCCGTTGATCGTCGGAATCCTTGTCGTTGAATGTGCtgacagaatggaaacatttcctatttttatttttctatcaatcTACTGTCTGTACTTAATAAAgttcataaattttttaaaatgtagagaCAATCCCATTCCAAATAAAGACAATCCGACACTTTCAGCAGTGTGAATTAATCGTAATTACAGAATGTCATATTTGTGCAGTTCTCTGCagatttagattatatattgaggTGACTTGAATgacatattctcttttattgtAGAGGAATATGTCGGCCTTGTTATATTTAGGTCAATTGAAATTTTTTAACATCAAGACCACTGCAATTCTAACCTATATTTGCAAAAATCACTTTGACAACGATAAAAATGATTTCCAATCGTTTAGACTTTTACGAGTTTGTTAAAAATTATAAGAAtgccaattaattaatttaataactcATCATGTGGTGAGACAGTCAATGGCTTCGAAAAATAACCAAGAAAAGCGTGTTCTGAATTCCAAGACTCAGAAAGTGAGTGCAATTTAGTAATCCCAAAGGCTACAGCAGCCGACATAATAGAACATGACAGACGCTCAGGAGGCACCCCATTTGTGGAATGTTCAGTCGAATTGAGTAGACTGGTGGAATCCAGCACCGTATCCCCGAGTACTAAAATATGCTAAGTGCCAGAACAAGTGCGTCGACTGGCCTGGAAGGGAATCCCCTCATCTCTAAGACAGCGCACATGGCAATTGCTGCTTGTATTGCCAGCATTATTGAGTGTTAGAATTGGAATCACGACCCATGCGAAAGAGGCAAAAACTATTGGCGACTGGTAGAACAGTATTTTCCGACACACCGACACAACAAGGACATTCACCGGCAGGTTAGTCCCTTCAACCGAGTTAGATCATGGTGGACATTCCTCGAATGAGCATCCCCCTGGACGACGTGGAAGATGTACTGGAACGAGTGCTGTATATGTGGGCAGTCCGCCACCCTGCCTCGGGGTACGTTCAGGGCATCAATGACCTGGCTGTCCCCTTCCTCTGCGTCTAT from Octopus sinensis unplaced genomic scaffold, ASM634580v1 Contig10970, whole genome shotgun sequence includes:
- the LOC115228789 gene encoding TBC1 domain family member 22A-like gives rise to the protein MVDIPRMSIPLDDVEDVLERVLYMWAVRHPASGYVQGINDLAVPFLCVYSGLVDFEAETFWSLTKLTEGIQDYYTPGQPGIFRSLELIEQVIRLTDS